The Paenibacillus sp. RUD330 genome has a segment encoding these proteins:
- the abc-f gene encoding ribosomal protection-like ABC-F family protein → MSLIQVAGLTFAYDGSYDNIFDRASFQLDTDWKLGFTGRNGRGKTTFLRLLLGKLEYGGTISASVGFDYFPFEVRRKEDSVAAVVEEICPDYEPWQLMRELSLLKVTEDALHRPFASLSQGEQTKVLLAALFLKENSFLLIDEPTNHLDIHAWKLVSEYLRRKSGFILVSHDRAFLDHCVDHILSINKTDIEVRQGNFSDWWDDRQRQERHELAEDDKLRKDIKRLSHAAQRTNQWSHEVEKSKNGTRNSGSKVDKGYVGHKAAKMMKRSKSIEQRQQSAIEEKAKLLKNRESSDSLKISQLAYYKHQLAELDRVAVRYGGMTAGKEVSLTVEQGDRIAVTGPNGSGKSSILKLICGEDIPCSGTLRKGSGLKISYVAQDTSHLQGNLTDYARLSGIDESLFKAILRKLDFARLQFEKDMASFSGGQKKKVLIARSLCEEAHLHIWDEPLNFIDVISRMQIEELLLEHSPTLVFVEHDSRFCEAVATKIVEL, encoded by the coding sequence ATGTCTCTAATCCAAGTTGCCGGCCTTACGTTTGCGTATGACGGCTCCTACGACAACATTTTTGACCGCGCAAGCTTTCAGCTCGACACCGATTGGAAATTAGGCTTCACGGGAAGGAACGGCCGCGGCAAGACGACCTTCCTCCGCCTTCTGCTCGGCAAGCTTGAGTACGGCGGAACCATTTCGGCGAGCGTCGGCTTCGATTACTTCCCGTTCGAGGTCAGGCGCAAGGAGGACAGCGTCGCAGCTGTCGTCGAAGAGATCTGTCCGGACTACGAGCCTTGGCAGCTCATGCGGGAGCTTTCCCTGCTGAAGGTAACCGAGGACGCGCTGCACCGGCCGTTCGCTTCCTTGTCCCAGGGCGAGCAGACGAAGGTGCTGCTGGCGGCCTTGTTCCTCAAGGAGAACAGCTTCCTGCTGATCGACGAGCCGACCAATCATCTGGACATCCACGCCTGGAAGCTGGTCAGCGAGTATTTGAGGCGCAAGAGCGGATTCATCCTGGTGTCGCATGACCGCGCGTTTCTGGACCATTGCGTGGACCACATCCTTTCCATCAACAAGACCGATATCGAAGTGAGGCAGGGCAATTTCTCCGACTGGTGGGACGACAGGCAGCGGCAGGAGCGGCACGAGCTGGCGGAGGACGACAAGCTGCGCAAGGACATCAAACGTCTGTCCCATGCGGCCCAAAGGACGAACCAATGGTCGCATGAGGTCGAAAAGTCGAAAAACGGAACCCGCAACTCCGGCTCCAAGGTGGACAAAGGCTATGTGGGCCACAAAGCCGCCAAGATGATGAAAAGATCCAAGTCGATCGAGCAGAGGCAGCAGTCGGCGATCGAAGAGAAGGCCAAGCTTCTGAAAAATAGGGAAAGCTCGGACAGCCTGAAAATCAGCCAGCTCGCCTACTACAAGCATCAGCTGGCCGAGCTGGATCGGGTCGCGGTCCGCTATGGCGGAATGACGGCAGGCAAGGAAGTCAGCCTCACCGTCGAGCAAGGAGACCGCATCGCCGTCACGGGACCGAACGGTTCCGGCAAATCCAGCATCCTCAAGCTGATCTGCGGGGAGGATATCCCTTGCAGCGGGACGCTGCGCAAGGGAAGCGGGCTCAAAATCTCCTATGTAGCCCAGGATACGTCTCACTTGCAGGGCAATCTGACGGATTATGCCCGCCTCAGCGGCATCGACGAAAGCCTGTTCAAGGCGATCCTGCGGAAGCTCGACTTTGCCCGCCTGCAATTCGAGAAGGACATGGCCTCGTTCAGCGGCGGGCAGAAGAAAAAGGTGCTGATCGCGAGAAGCCTTTGCGAGGAAGCCCATCTGCATATCTGGGATGAGCCGCTGAATTTCATCGACGTCATCTCGCGCATGCAGATCGAAGAGCTGCTGCTGGAGCATTCTCCGACCCTCGTTTTCGTCGAGCATGACAGCCGGTTCTGCGAAGCCGTCGCCACGAAGATCGTCGAGCTTTGA
- the asd gene encoding aspartate-semialdehyde dehydrogenase, with the protein MAERKLKAGIVGGTGMVGQRFVQLLDGHPWFEVTAIAASAGSAGKTYEQSVQGRWKLETPIPEPVKGIVVQDASKVEEVASGVDFIFCAVDMKKNEIQALEEAYAKAGVPVISNNSAHRWTPDIPMVIPEINPEHIEVIAAQRKRLGTETGFIAVKPNCSIQSYVPALHALREFKPTTVVASTYQAISGAGKNFADWPEMLDNVIPYIGGEEEKSEQEPLRIWGRIENDEIVKAGSPLITTQCIRVPVADGHMATVFASFEKKPSKEQILELWKNYKGRPQELGLPSAPKQFITYFEEENRPQTKLDRGIEGGMGVSAGRLREDSVYDFKFVGLSHNTLRGAAGGAVLIAELLKAEGYIQAR; encoded by the coding sequence ATGGCAGAGAGAAAACTGAAGGCCGGCATCGTCGGCGGAACGGGCATGGTCGGGCAGCGCTTCGTGCAGCTGCTGGATGGACATCCTTGGTTTGAGGTGACGGCGATCGCGGCAAGCGCCGGGTCGGCGGGCAAGACATACGAGCAGTCCGTGCAGGGCCGCTGGAAGCTGGAGACTCCGATTCCGGAACCGGTGAAGGGGATCGTCGTGCAGGACGCGTCCAAGGTGGAGGAGGTCGCCTCCGGGGTGGACTTCATCTTCTGCGCCGTGGATATGAAGAAGAACGAGATCCAGGCGCTGGAGGAAGCTTACGCCAAGGCGGGCGTGCCGGTCATCTCCAACAACTCGGCGCATCGCTGGACGCCGGACATCCCGATGGTGATTCCGGAAATCAATCCGGAGCACATCGAAGTCATCGCGGCCCAGCGCAAGCGTCTCGGCACGGAGACCGGCTTCATCGCGGTCAAGCCGAACTGCTCCATCCAGAGCTATGTGCCGGCTCTCCATGCCTTGCGCGAATTCAAGCCGACGACGGTCGTCGCCTCGACGTACCAAGCCATCTCCGGCGCGGGCAAAAACTTCGCCGACTGGCCGGAAATGCTGGACAACGTGATTCCGTACATCGGCGGCGAGGAAGAGAAGAGCGAGCAGGAGCCGCTCCGCATCTGGGGCCGCATCGAGAACGACGAGATCGTCAAGGCCGGCTCGCCGCTGATCACGACGCAGTGCATCCGCGTGCCGGTAGCCGACGGGCATATGGCGACGGTGTTCGCTTCCTTCGAGAAGAAGCCCTCCAAGGAACAGATTCTCGAGCTGTGGAAAAACTACAAAGGCCGTCCGCAGGAGCTTGGCCTCCCGAGCGCGCCGAAGCAGTTCATCACCTACTTCGAGGAAGAGAACCGTCCGCAGACGAAGCTGGACCGCGGCATCGAGGGCGGCATGGGCGTCTCGGCCGGGCGTCTGCGCGAGGACTCCGTCTACGACTTCAAGTTCGTCGGCCTCTCGCATAACACGCTGCGCGGAGCGGCAGGCGGAGCGGTACTGATCGCCGAGCTGCTGAAGGCGGAAGGATATATTCAAGCGAGATAA
- a CDS encoding acyl-CoA dehydrogenase family protein produces the protein MTPSMDPYIRNEREAAIAERADRLAGLFAPRAAEHDREGSFPYENFEELKKSGYLKLTVPEAYGGEEASAYELVLSQERLARGDGSTALAVGWHVHTLMKLRLSRLWPEPLFARLCQDIAHDGIVINELASEPATGSPTRGGRPETTARRADGGWLLTGRKTFSTLSPILERFTVTAGFEGSDKVGSFLVRSGPGVKVEETWNTLGMRSTGSHDVVLSDAFVPDEETIIGLEPAPLAAPPMPTEASMLHIPACYIGIAWAARDFALEFARSHKPNSLTVPIAELPNIKRQLGLIEAEWLAARSYLYGVADRWDRDEESRAELKTELGLAKYIATNAAISIVDQAMRIVGGLSLSRSYPLERMYRDVRAGLHNPPMDDAVLTNLANRALAES, from the coding sequence ATGACACCATCGATGGATCCTTATATCCGCAATGAACGCGAGGCGGCGATCGCGGAGAGGGCGGACCGGCTTGCCGGCCTGTTCGCTCCCAGGGCGGCGGAGCATGACCGGGAAGGCTCGTTTCCTTATGAAAACTTCGAGGAGCTGAAGAAATCCGGCTACTTGAAGCTGACCGTGCCGGAGGCGTACGGAGGCGAGGAGGCATCCGCCTACGAGCTTGTGCTGTCGCAGGAGCGTCTCGCCCGCGGCGACGGCTCGACCGCGCTGGCCGTCGGCTGGCATGTCCACACGCTGATGAAGCTGAGGCTGTCCCGCTTGTGGCCGGAGCCGCTGTTCGCCCGGCTGTGCCAGGATATCGCGCATGACGGCATCGTCATCAACGAGCTCGCCAGCGAGCCGGCGACGGGAAGCCCTACCCGGGGAGGCCGGCCGGAGACGACGGCGAGACGGGCCGACGGGGGCTGGCTCCTGACGGGGCGCAAAACCTTCAGCACGCTGAGTCCGATCCTGGAGCGGTTCACCGTGACGGCCGGCTTTGAGGGCAGCGATAAGGTCGGCTCGTTCCTCGTACGCAGCGGTCCCGGCGTCAAGGTCGAGGAAACCTGGAACACGCTCGGGATGAGATCGACGGGAAGCCATGACGTCGTGCTGAGCGACGCGTTCGTTCCGGACGAGGAGACGATCATCGGCCTGGAGCCGGCGCCGCTGGCCGCTCCGCCCATGCCGACGGAGGCGTCGATGCTCCATATTCCGGCTTGTTATATCGGCATCGCCTGGGCGGCGCGCGATTTCGCGCTGGAATTTGCCCGCAGCCACAAGCCGAATTCGCTGACCGTGCCGATCGCCGAGCTGCCGAACATCAAGCGCCAGCTCGGGCTGATCGAAGCCGAATGGCTCGCCGCCCGCTCGTACCTGTATGGGGTCGCGGACCGCTGGGACCGCGATGAGGAAAGCCGCGCAGAGCTGAAGACGGAGCTGGGACTCGCCAAATACATCGCCACCAATGCGGCGATCTCCATCGTGGATCAGGCGATGCGGATCGTCGGCGGCTTGAGCCTGTCCCGCAGCTACCCGCTGGAGCGCATGTACCGGGATGTCCGCGCGGGCCTGCACAACCCGCCCATGGACGATGCCGTGCTGACCAATCTGGCGAACCGCGCCCTGGCGGAGTCGTGA
- a CDS encoding copper homeostasis protein CutC, with the protein MKLEIIATRVSDAVLAASGGADRIELVTGMLEGGLTPGPGLIEETVKAVSIPVNVMVRPHSLSFVYDKLDLLAMRADIRVIRRSGAAGVVLGALTPEGTVDEEALKLLLGEAEGLDVTFHRAFDAVCDQLAALEILTLYPAVNRILTSGGQPSALQGMPRLRQLVQASAGSGMTILAGSGLTMDSLEGFLRETGVSEVHFGSAVREGGQALRPPVPERISAIKKVLAAASGSF; encoded by the coding sequence ATGAAGCTTGAGATCATCGCGACCCGCGTATCGGATGCGGTGCTGGCGGCAAGCGGCGGAGCCGACCGGATCGAGCTCGTGACCGGCATGCTGGAGGGCGGCCTGACGCCGGGACCGGGGCTGATCGAGGAAACCGTCAAAGCGGTGTCGATTCCGGTCAACGTCATGGTGCGGCCGCACAGCTTGTCGTTCGTCTACGACAAGCTCGACCTGCTGGCGATGCGGGCGGACATCCGGGTGATCCGCAGGTCGGGAGCGGCGGGAGTCGTCCTTGGCGCCCTGACGCCGGAGGGAACGGTCGACGAGGAGGCGCTGAAGCTGCTGCTGGGCGAAGCCGAAGGGCTGGATGTCACCTTCCACCGGGCATTCGACGCTGTCTGCGATCAGCTTGCGGCCTTGGAGATCCTGACCCTGTATCCTGCCGTCAACCGCATCCTGACCTCCGGCGGGCAGCCCTCCGCGCTCCAGGGAATGCCCAGGCTGAGGCAGCTCGTCCAAGCCTCGGCAGGGAGCGGAATGACGATTTTGGCGGGAAGCGGCTTGACCATGGACTCGCTGGAAGGCTTCCTGCGGGAAACGGGCGTGAGCGAGGTTCATTTCGGCTCCGCCGTCCGCGAAGGCGGGCAGGCCCTCAGGCCGCCTGTGCCGGAGCGGATTTCGGCGATCAAGAAGGTGCTGGCGGCGGCGTCCGGCTCCTTCTAG
- a CDS encoding peroxiredoxin family protein: MTTLTAGTPAPDFSLADWQGNPIRLADLQGRKVLLSFFRNAACALCNLRVQQLKKWYGEWSEQGLEIIAVFESPAASLREYVGKQDAAFPIVGDPEAELYRLYGVEVSEQKFKATVADPGTHAHIRQAAAAGFVLAEEEGANMHRIPADFLIDEQGIVQAAHYGSLVTDHLPLEAVARFAKTG, translated from the coding sequence ATGACTACATTGACCGCCGGGACGCCCGCTCCCGACTTCTCCCTCGCCGATTGGCAGGGCAATCCGATTCGCCTCGCCGATCTTCAGGGACGCAAGGTGCTGCTCTCCTTCTTCCGCAACGCCGCTTGCGCTCTGTGCAACCTGAGGGTGCAGCAGCTGAAGAAATGGTATGGGGAATGGTCGGAGCAAGGACTCGAAATCATCGCGGTATTCGAATCTCCAGCCGCTTCCCTCCGCGAATACGTCGGCAAGCAGGATGCCGCCTTTCCCATCGTCGGCGACCCGGAGGCAGAGCTGTACCGTCTGTACGGCGTGGAGGTCTCCGAGCAGAAGTTCAAGGCTACGGTAGCCGATCCCGGAACTCACGCCCACATCCGGCAAGCGGCGGCGGCAGGCTTTGTCCTTGCCGAAGAAGAGGGAGCGAACATGCACCGCATTCCCGCAGACTTCCTTATCGATGAGCAGGGCATCGTGCAGGCTGCCCATTACGGGAGCCTGGTCACCGATCATTTGCCGCTGGAGGCTGTCGCCCGCTTTGCCAAGACCGGCTGA
- a CDS encoding Crp/Fnr family transcriptional regulator produces MNKPIAGKLLHELFPSIATIPAAEWEASHPRTKTFQPGSTLFNRGDAEHYSVFLLSGTVRLSQFAEDGREVLANRLAAGDICAMMVLSGLSERDYPGVIVAETEAKAVFVDKQSFLRWIQVYPPLRNAVFGNILDGMISMGSHLAADTRSLEARLAELLLEKTAETDPSVRLTHQQLAAELGTAREVVSRMLARMRKQGWILAARGFITILDRHGLAAKVGDQGHRR; encoded by the coding sequence ATGAACAAGCCGATAGCCGGGAAGCTCCTGCATGAGCTTTTCCCTTCCATCGCAACCATTCCCGCCGCGGAGTGGGAAGCGTCCCATCCCCGGACGAAGACGTTTCAGCCCGGCTCGACCCTCTTCAACCGGGGTGATGCCGAGCATTACTCCGTATTCCTGCTCTCGGGAACGGTGCGCCTGTCCCAATTCGCCGAGGATGGCCGGGAAGTGCTCGCCAATCGGCTGGCCGCCGGGGATATATGCGCCATGATGGTGCTCAGCGGCCTCAGCGAACGCGATTATCCCGGCGTGATCGTGGCCGAGACCGAGGCGAAGGCCGTTTTTGTGGACAAACAGTCCTTCCTTCGCTGGATCCAGGTCTATCCGCCCCTAAGGAACGCAGTATTCGGCAATATCCTGGACGGCATGATCTCCATGGGCAGCCATCTGGCTGCGGATACCCGTTCGCTGGAGGCGCGGCTGGCCGAGCTCCTGCTGGAGAAGACGGCGGAGACAGATCCATCCGTCCGGCTTACTCATCAGCAGCTTGCGGCGGAGCTGGGCACCGCCAGGGAGGTCGTCAGCCGCATGCTCGCCCGGATGCGGAAGCAGGGATGGATCCTCGCGGCCCGCGGCTTCATAACGATTCTGGATCGGCATGGATTGGCCGCCAAGGTTGGTGACCAAGGTCACAGAAGATGA
- a CDS encoding SRPBCC domain-containing protein, which translates to MTLKAEGNTLVLERVFPAPRKLVFQAFTDGEMLKHWWGPRGWELTFSRMDFRPGGSWHYCMKCVDKNQGDFFGMESWGKTVYEEVAGGEKFTGIDYFSDAEGIENTDMPPGRIMLFFEDVEGGTRVTNHTVYASAEALKSVIDMGMEQGVTETWDRLEEYVAAASKA; encoded by the coding sequence ATGACTCTCAAGGCCGAAGGCAATACCCTTGTTCTGGAGCGGGTTTTCCCGGCTCCGCGCAAGCTGGTCTTCCAAGCCTTCACCGACGGCGAAATGCTCAAGCACTGGTGGGGACCGCGCGGCTGGGAGCTGACCTTCAGCCGGATGGATTTCCGTCCAGGGGGAAGCTGGCATTACTGCATGAAGTGCGTGGACAAAAACCAAGGCGACTTCTTCGGCATGGAATCATGGGGCAAGACGGTCTATGAAGAAGTAGCCGGCGGCGAGAAATTCACGGGCATCGATTACTTCTCGGACGCCGAGGGAATCGAGAACACCGACATGCCGCCCGGCCGCATCATGCTGTTCTTCGAGGATGTCGAAGGAGGCACCAGGGTGACGAACCATACCGTATACGCGAGCGCCGAAGCTCTCAAGAGCGTGATCGATATGGGCATGGAGCAAGGCGTCACGGAAACTTGGGATCGGTTGGAGGAATATGTGGCTGCGGCTTCGAAAGCCTAG
- a CDS encoding metalloregulator ArsR/SmtB family transcription factor, whose translation MDITTFGALSEPSRLRIVELLSTGPLMVGEIAERLQIRQPQASKHLKVLLEAGLVDVTAEANRRSYSLRVQPLREMDAWLDRYRRIWEDRYDALEDYLLKLQAANGNADEDSQRKPE comes from the coding sequence ATGGATATAACGACATTCGGAGCTTTAAGCGAGCCAAGCCGACTGCGGATCGTCGAGCTGCTGTCGACGGGGCCGCTCATGGTCGGAGAAATCGCCGAGCGGCTTCAGATCCGGCAGCCTCAAGCCTCCAAGCATCTGAAGGTGCTGCTTGAGGCCGGTCTCGTAGACGTGACGGCGGAGGCCAACCGCCGCAGCTACAGCCTCCGCGTGCAGCCCCTGCGGGAGATGGATGCTTGGCTGGATCGCTACCGGCGCATTTGGGAAGACCGGTACGACGCCTTGGAGGACTATTTGCTCAAGCTGCAGGCAGCGAACGGAAATGCGGATGAAGACTCGCAGCGGAAGCCGGAGTAG
- a CDS encoding lysoplasmalogenase, translating to MSRALLPVLILIMGLLYIFVIPSDPEGVKIVFKLIPMALIILYAYLGSFGGRRRYPALVLAGLFFCAVGDGTLRWFVVGLSAFLIGHLFYMSAFFGRWRFSRLRFATIVPIAVFAFLMGSKLISALTADGKTELILPVAAYVAVISLMAWSAIMSGNRLAIAGSLLFMISDSILSWNMFVSDVAYSGYWIMLTYYAAQFLIAGSLRSGGAKSSYPSVSYTDSAL from the coding sequence ATGTCCAGAGCTCTTTTGCCCGTCCTTATCCTGATCATGGGCCTGCTTTATATTTTCGTCATTCCTTCCGATCCGGAAGGAGTCAAAATCGTCTTCAAGCTGATCCCGATGGCGCTCATCATCCTGTATGCCTATCTCGGCAGCTTCGGCGGAAGGCGCCGCTATCCTGCGCTCGTGCTCGCAGGCCTATTCTTCTGCGCTGTCGGCGACGGCACGCTGCGCTGGTTCGTCGTCGGCTTGTCCGCCTTCCTGATCGGGCATCTCTTCTACATGTCGGCTTTCTTCGGCAGATGGCGGTTCTCCCGGCTGCGCTTCGCAACGATCGTTCCGATCGCCGTCTTCGCCTTCCTCATGGGCAGCAAGCTCATCTCTGCCCTCACAGCCGACGGCAAGACGGAGCTGATCCTTCCCGTAGCCGCCTATGTGGCCGTCATCTCCCTGATGGCCTGGTCCGCCATCATGTCGGGCAATCGCCTCGCCATCGCGGGCAGCCTGCTGTTCATGATCTCGGATTCGATCCTGTCCTGGAACATGTTCGTGTCCGATGTCGCTTATTCGGGCTACTGGATCATGCTGACGTATTACGCCGCGCAGTTCCTCATCGCCGGCAGCCTTCGCTCGGGTGGCGCAAAGTCCTCGTATCCATCCGTATCCTATACGGATTCGGCGCTTTGA
- a CDS encoding EamA family transporter, which yields MPKSLYAALVALSLIWGGSFYFIKLLLEETGPWMIAFLRSSFGLVTITAVMLLLRKPFGLRSVPWIPMAVMALFNTAVPWALIGFSETRLSSGMASVLNATTPLWTIIVGTLFFRNAAGRLQWAGMLTALAGMMVLLGVNPSTIISVDGIGFACMLAATLCYGIGSQLSRRLTGLSMYQLTFGTLLCSAAGSGIAAFSTEPFPTAAFSSGSFIGALAGIGVFGSGIAYIIFYYLIQKGSPEFATMVTYLVPVSAIVWGYSLLGEPLHWNLLAGLAVILGGVFLATRGGRQAGGGKASLAPAGKSNRSVDG from the coding sequence ATGCCAAAATCGCTGTATGCGGCACTCGTCGCTCTGAGCCTGATCTGGGGAGGCTCCTTCTATTTCATCAAGCTTCTGCTCGAAGAAACGGGTCCGTGGATGATCGCTTTCCTGCGCTCCTCGTTCGGCCTCGTCACCATTACCGCCGTCATGCTGCTGCTGCGCAAGCCGTTCGGGCTTCGCTCCGTGCCCTGGATTCCCATGGCTGTCATGGCTCTCTTCAACACCGCCGTTCCATGGGCGCTCATCGGCTTCAGCGAAACGAGGCTTTCCAGCGGAATGGCGTCGGTCCTGAACGCGACGACACCTCTGTGGACGATCATCGTCGGCACGCTCTTTTTCCGGAATGCGGCCGGAAGGCTGCAGTGGGCGGGAATGCTGACAGCTCTCGCCGGGATGATGGTGCTGCTCGGCGTCAACCCGTCCACGATCATCTCCGTCGACGGCATCGGCTTCGCCTGCATGCTGGCGGCGACGCTCTGCTACGGGATCGGCTCGCAGCTGTCCAGGCGCCTGACAGGCTTGTCGATGTATCAGCTCACCTTCGGAACGCTGCTGTGCTCCGCAGCCGGGAGCGGAATCGCCGCCTTCTCCACGGAGCCATTTCCGACTGCAGCCTTCAGCTCAGGCTCGTTCATCGGGGCGCTGGCCGGCATCGGCGTATTCGGCTCCGGCATCGCGTACATCATCTTCTACTACCTGATCCAGAAGGGAAGCCCGGAGTTCGCCACGATGGTCACGTATCTCGTGCCGGTCAGCGCCATCGTCTGGGGATACTCGCTGCTCGGCGAGCCTCTCCATTGGAACCTGCTCGCGGGGCTGGCCGTCATTCTCGGCGGCGTGTTCCTCGCCACCCGGGGCGGAAGGCAGGCCGGCGGCGGGAAAGCCTCTCTGGCGCCTGCAGGGAAGAGCAATCGGTCCGTTGACGGTTGA
- a CDS encoding long-chain-fatty-acid--CoA ligase: MSWSLVEILENSAASHPARPAYVWGGRETSYSELMDQVMQCASGLASHGIAKGDKVVLLLGNSPEFVIAYYGILRIGAVAVPVNPTYTPEEIAYVLDNSRARAVIAASPLEPVVRALRPRLPELKLVVLTGAGTSWDELLGAGGGDLESAYIKDGDTAVILYTSGTTGKPKGAMLSHRNLATNAESVHSMFKIDHEDRAVVVLPMFHIYSMTVCVNAPLAVGAALIIMPRFQPAEVIRTIRDDRATIFSGVPTMYSFLLQFPGASAADFAGIRLCSSGGASLPLEVLNRFEEKFQTVIYEGYGLSEASPVTAFNPLGGIRKPGSIGVDIPNVINKVVDSEGREVPRGEVGELIAQGPNIMQGYLGMPEATAATLRDGWLYTGDMARMDEEGYIFIVDRKKDMINVGGFNVYPREVEEVIYQHPSVFEAAVVGVPDEVFGERVKAFVVRSDDTLAVDSLLEFCQSRLVKYKIPTIVEFLAELPKNSSGKTLRRALREK, translated from the coding sequence ATGAGTTGGAGTTTAGTCGAAATTTTGGAGAACAGCGCAGCAAGCCATCCCGCGCGTCCCGCCTACGTCTGGGGCGGCCGGGAAACAAGCTATTCCGAGCTGATGGACCAAGTGATGCAGTGCGCGTCGGGGCTGGCGTCCCACGGAATCGCCAAGGGAGACAAGGTCGTGCTGCTTCTCGGCAATTCGCCCGAGTTCGTCATCGCCTATTACGGCATCCTGCGCATCGGCGCCGTCGCGGTTCCGGTCAACCCGACCTACACGCCGGAGGAGATCGCTTACGTGCTGGACAACAGCCGCGCCCGCGCAGTCATTGCCGCCTCTCCCCTGGAGCCGGTCGTCCGTGCTCTGCGCCCCCGCCTTCCGGAGCTGAAGCTGGTCGTCCTCACCGGAGCCGGCACGTCTTGGGATGAGCTTCTGGGCGCTGGCGGCGGCGATCTTGAATCCGCTTACATCAAAGACGGCGATACGGCGGTCATCCTCTACACCTCGGGTACGACAGGCAAGCCGAAGGGCGCGATGCTCTCCCATCGGAACTTGGCGACCAACGCGGAATCGGTCCATTCCATGTTCAAGATCGATCATGAGGACCGCGCCGTCGTCGTGCTGCCGATGTTCCACATCTACTCCATGACGGTGTGCGTCAACGCTCCGCTCGCAGTCGGAGCAGCGCTCATCATCATGCCGCGCTTCCAGCCGGCCGAGGTCATCCGCACGATCCGCGACGACAGGGCGACGATATTCTCCGGCGTGCCGACGATGTACAGCTTCCTGCTGCAATTCCCCGGCGCGTCGGCCGCAGACTTCGCGGGCATCCGGCTCTGCTCCTCCGGCGGCGCTTCGCTGCCGCTCGAGGTGCTGAACCGATTCGAGGAGAAGTTCCAGACCGTCATCTATGAAGGGTACGGATTGTCCGAAGCCAGCCCGGTCACCGCCTTCAACCCTCTCGGGGGCATCCGCAAGCCGGGCTCCATCGGCGTGGACATCCCGAACGTGATCAACAAGGTCGTGGATTCCGAAGGGCGCGAGGTGCCGCGCGGCGAGGTCGGAGAGCTGATCGCTCAAGGCCCCAACATCATGCAGGGCTATCTCGGCATGCCGGAAGCGACGGCCGCGACGCTCCGGGACGGCTGGCTCTACACAGGCGACATGGCCCGGATGGACGAGGAAGGCTACATCTTCATCGTCGACCGCAAGAAGGACATGATCAACGTCGGAGGCTTCAACGTCTATCCGCGCGAGGTGGAGGAAGTCATCTACCAGCATCCGTCCGTATTCGAGGCGGCGGTCGTCGGCGTGCCCGACGAGGTGTTCGGCGAGCGGGTCAAGGCGTTCGTCGTCCGCAGCGATGACACGCTTGCGGTCGACAGCCTCTTGGAGTTCTGCCAATCCAGGCTGGTGAAATACAAGATTCCGACGATCGTCGAGTTCCTGGCGGAGCTGCCGAAGAACAGCTCCGGCAAAACGCTCCGGCGGGCTCTGAGGGAAAAGTAA
- a CDS encoding acyl-CoA thioesterase — MQPSKFVRQSRCFKTARIFPPDVNNHQTMFGGKLMAYIDDIASIAAMKHCRMPTVTASTDSVDFLHPIRPTDSITMEAYVAWSGRSSMEVFVKIVKEDLMSGERMVAATAFLTFVAMGPDKRPAPVPDIVPETEEEKKLFESAPARAEIRRRRRQESKRFADFLGVDHPWE; from the coding sequence ATGCAGCCATCCAAATTCGTGCGCCAATCCCGCTGCTTCAAGACGGCCCGCATCTTTCCGCCGGATGTCAACAACCATCAGACGATGTTCGGCGGCAAGCTGATGGCCTATATCGACGATATCGCCTCCATCGCGGCGATGAAGCATTGCCGGATGCCGACCGTGACCGCATCGACGGATTCCGTGGACTTCCTCCACCCGATCCGCCCGACCGACAGCATTACGATGGAGGCCTATGTCGCCTGGAGCGGCCGGTCGTCGATGGAGGTGTTCGTGAAGATCGTCAAGGAGGATCTCATGAGCGGGGAGCGGATGGTCGCGGCGACGGCCTTCCTGACGTTCGTGGCCATGGGGCCGGACAAGCGCCCGGCTCCGGTGCCCGATATCGTGCCGGAGACGGAGGAGGAGAAGAAGCTGTTCGAGTCCGCTCCGGCGAGAGCGGAGATCCGCCGGCGGCGCAGGCAGGAATCCAAGCGCTTTGCCGATTTTCTCGGCGTGGACCATCCCTGGGAATGA